From Arcobacter arenosus, one genomic window encodes:
- a CDS encoding lipocalin family protein: MKNFTFLVIFMSIVSLIILTKTPSYAKAPAPVIYVNPIEFSGLWYEIARTYNSYEENCVAPTVEYKKISKTKLEVYNRCFKEKIGADLKEYKGVVEPLGSNGNMSLMEKTYYWIFSEEYRIIYLDNYETAVVVDENMEYVWIMNRKPTIENKKLGDIISMLNNYIDTDKLIFPLQDKNGRYK, encoded by the coding sequence TAATTTTGACTAAAACTCCCTCTTACGCCAAAGCCCCAGCCCCCGTGATTTATGTAAACCCAATTGAATTCAGCGGGCTTTGGTACGAAATTGCAAGAACATATAATAGTTATGAAGAAAATTGTGTTGCACCTACTGTTGAATATAAAAAAATTTCTAAGACAAAACTTGAAGTATACAATAGATGTTTTAAAGAAAAAATTGGTGCAGATTTAAAAGAATATAAGGGTGTTGTTGAGCCTTTAGGCTCTAATGGCAATATGTCTTTAATGGAAAAAACATATTACTGGATTTTTTCTGAAGAGTATAGGATTATTTATCTAGACAATTATGAAACTGCAGTAGTAGTTGATGAAAATATGGAATATGTTTGGATAATGAATAGAAAACCTACTATAGAAAATAAAAAGTTAGGAGATATTATCTCAATGTTAAATAACTACATTGATACAGATAAATTAATATTTCCCTTGCAAGATAAAAATGGAAGATACAAATGA
- a CDS encoding NAD(P)/FAD-dependent oxidoreductase: MSEKKLKIAVIGAGISGLGSAYLLSKKYNVDIFEKENRLGGHARTTQIMNDGKQFGVDTGFLVFNHQTYPLLTKLFKELDVKIEKSDMSFAFWDKTSNIAYNGQSLKGMFVQKKNLFNLSHYKMISDILDFNKKANDDLETNSKDLDVSLEEYLKPYSKYFKDRYIIPMGASIWSTPTQKMNEFPARTFLTFFKNHGLLGVDTHHQWLTVSNGSINYVNKIKSKISGKIFLNSNIISVKREDDKVYITTKEDGELEYDKVVFALHAPDVLSILDEPSVEELTILSCFKYKKNNAVLHNDTKALYPNKKSYAAWNYKTNGNEESVTLSYWLNLLQNLDSKKEYFVSLNETDSLDNVIERIEYSHPQFDQKAINAQEKRELINGKNNTYYAGAYWRYGFHEDGLYSANTIAKEFGCEL, encoded by the coding sequence ATGAGTGAAAAAAAACTAAAAATTGCAGTAATTGGAGCTGGGATAAGTGGTCTTGGCTCAGCATACCTTTTAAGTAAAAAGTATAATGTTGATATTTTTGAAAAAGAGAATAGACTAGGAGGTCATGCAAGAACAACTCAAATTATGAATGATGGTAAACAGTTTGGAGTTGACACAGGTTTTTTGGTTTTTAATCATCAAACATACCCTCTTTTAACAAAACTATTTAAAGAGTTGGATGTAAAAATTGAAAAGAGTGATATGAGTTTTGCTTTTTGGGATAAAACATCAAATATAGCTTATAATGGACAATCATTAAAAGGGATGTTTGTACAAAAAAAGAATCTATTTAATCTAAGCCATTATAAAATGATAAGTGATATTTTAGATTTTAATAAAAAAGCAAATGATGATTTGGAAACAAACTCAAAGGATTTAGATGTTAGCTTAGAAGAGTATTTAAAACCCTATTCTAAATATTTTAAAGATAGATATATAATACCAATGGGTGCATCTATTTGGTCTACTCCAACTCAAAAAATGAATGAGTTTCCAGCAAGAACATTTTTGACTTTTTTTAAAAATCATGGTTTATTAGGTGTTGATACACACCACCAATGGTTAACTGTTAGTAATGGCTCTATAAATTATGTAAATAAAATCAAATCAAAAATCTCTGGAAAGATTTTTCTAAATTCAAATATAATATCAGTAAAAAGAGAAGATGATAAGGTTTATATCACAACAAAAGAAGACGGTGAATTAGAGTATGATAAAGTTGTTTTTGCCTTACATGCACCAGATGTATTATCTATTTTAGATGAGCCTTCTGTTGAAGAGTTAACTATTCTTTCATGTTTCAAATACAAAAAGAACAATGCTGTATTACATAATGACACTAAAGCTTTATACCCTAATAAAAAATCATACGCAGCTTGGAATTATAAAACAAATGGAAATGAAGAATCAGTTACCTTATCTTATTGGTTAAATTTACTTCAAAATCTAGATTCAAAAAAAGAGTATTTTGTTTCTTTAAATGAAACAGATTCTTTAGATAATGTGATTGAAAGAATTGAATACTCACATCCGCAATTTGACCAAAAAGCAATCAATGCTCAAGAAAAAAGAGAATTAATTAATGGAAAAAACAATACTTACTATGCAGGGGCATATTGGAGATACGGTTTCCATGAAGATGGTTTATATAGTGCAAATACTATAGCAAAAGAGTTTGGATGTGAATTATGA
- a CDS encoding DUF1365 domain-containing protein, translated as MIQHNYLDGSIFHKRFHPKTHDFKYKFFMIDIDLNSFEKLNNNRLFSYNSFNLFSFFTKDHFGKSDDFLRNVDELLSKYKIKKTSKMRFITLPRILGFVFNPISVLILFENNKPTFMFAEVHNYNGGRVVYPVELKEKNEKTLTGKTKKDMYVSPFFKRDGDYSFDLTYDENDFQLSIKLYEDGKKVLVSNLITKKIEFSDKKTMNLFFKHTLLTFWVVTRTIYQSIKLRLKGLKWTKPIPQDQTRRI; from the coding sequence ATGATACAGCATAATTACCTTGATGGTTCAATTTTTCATAAAAGATTTCATCCTAAAACCCATGATTTTAAATACAAATTTTTTATGATTGATATTGATTTAAACTCTTTTGAAAAGTTAAATAACAATAGGCTATTTTCTTATAATAGTTTTAATCTATTTTCATTTTTTACAAAAGATCATTTTGGCAAAAGTGATGATTTTTTAAGAAATGTCGATGAATTATTAAGTAAATATAAAATAAAAAAAACATCAAAAATGAGATTTATAACCCTTCCTCGAATCTTAGGTTTTGTCTTTAATCCAATTAGCGTATTAATTTTATTTGAAAATAATAAACCTACATTTATGTTTGCAGAAGTTCACAACTATAATGGAGGAAGAGTTGTTTATCCAGTTGAATTAAAAGAGAAAAATGAAAAAACCCTAACTGGTAAAACTAAAAAAGATATGTATGTTTCCCCTTTTTTTAAAAGGGATGGGGATTATAGCTTTGATTTAACCTATGATGAAAATGATTTTCAACTATCAATTAAACTATATGAAGATGGCAAAAAGGTTTTAGTTTCAAACCTTATAACTAAAAAAATAGAATTTAGTGATAAAAAAACAATGAACTTGTTTTTTAAACACACCCTACTAACTTTTTGGGTTGTTACAAGAACAATCTACCAAAGTATAAAATTAAGGTTAAAAGGTCTTAAATGGACTAAACCAATTCCACAAGATCAAACAAGGAGAATATAA
- a CDS encoding SAM-dependent methyltransferase encodes MEAFWKKIGENFLSKIEIGSLEVIYPNGEIKKYGKTSYPKAKIKLYTNKFFKRIMFYGDIGFAESYMDKDFDCDDLTSLIKIALLNSSSLQTVSNYEKNFSLYNLFPFINKVKHYLRKNSKTKARKNISKHYDLSNDFFKLFLDDTMMYSAAVFKDPNEPLFDAQKRKIDILAKKLNLKKGSKVLEIGSGWGAMASHLVKEYDCKVTTLTLSKEQKKLCEDRFKENKIEESIDVLLKDYRDMEGKFDAIIAVEMFEAVGREYFDVFFKKCEDLLKPSGNLVMQIITMPDQRYDSYCKGTDFIQKYIFPGGHLPSVSKILDVTTNHTNLNLLHMEEFTEHYAKTLNIWHDNFNKKIEEIKKLGFDDYFIRMWKMYLCYCEAAFLTRNIGLVQITLTRYNNIHLNQGLVA; translated from the coding sequence ATGGAAGCTTTCTGGAAAAAAATTGGGGAAAATTTTTTATCAAAAATTGAAATTGGAAGTTTAGAAGTTATATACCCAAATGGGGAGATTAAAAAATATGGAAAAACTTCATACCCAAAGGCAAAAATTAAACTTTATACAAATAAATTTTTTAAAAGAATAATGTTTTATGGGGATATAGGATTTGCAGAAAGTTATATGGATAAAGATTTTGATTGTGATGATTTAACCTCATTGATCAAGATTGCTTTATTAAACTCATCATCATTGCAAACAGTAAGTAATTATGAAAAAAACTTTTCTTTGTATAACCTATTTCCTTTTATAAATAAAGTCAAGCACTACTTAAGAAAAAACTCTAAAACAAAGGCCAGAAAAAACATCTCAAAACATTATGATTTGTCAAATGATTTTTTTAAACTCTTTCTTGATGATACAATGATGTATTCAGCAGCAGTTTTTAAAGACCCAAATGAACCATTATTTGATGCTCAAAAAAGAAAAATTGATATTTTAGCAAAAAAACTAAATCTAAAAAAAGGCTCAAAAGTTTTAGAGATTGGTTCAGGATGGGGAGCAATGGCTAGTCATTTAGTTAAAGAATATGATTGTAAAGTAACAACATTAACCCTATCTAAAGAACAAAAAAAACTATGTGAGGATAGATTTAAAGAGAACAAAATAGAAGAATCTATTGATGTTTTATTAAAAGATTACAGAGATATGGAGGGAAAATTTGATGCCATTATTGCTGTTGAGATGTTTGAAGCTGTAGGACGTGAATATTTTGATGTATTCTTCAAAAAATGTGAAGACTTATTAAAACCATCTGGAAATCTTGTTATGCAGATTATTACAATGCCAGACCAAAGATATGATTCATATTGTAAAGGGACTGATTTTATTCAAAAATATATCTTCCCAGGTGGCCACTTACCAAGTGTTTCTAAAATTTTAGATGTAACAACTAATCATACAAACTTAAACCTACTTCACATGGAAGAGTTTACAGAGCATTATGCAAAAACATTAAATATCTGGCATGATAATTTCAATAAAAAAATTGAAGAGATAAAAAAGCTTGGTTTTGATGATTATTTTATAAGAATGTGGAAAATGTACCTTTGTTATTGTGAAGCTGCATTTTTAACAAGAAATATTGGATTAGTTCAAATTACCTTAACAAGGTATAACAATATCCACTTAAACCAAGGTCTAGTAGCATGA
- a CDS encoding DUF3833 domain-containing protein, with amino-acid sequence MKKLLALLIFLTFFFTGCTKMQLEDFKDKTPEFIPQEYFNGKMTAYGLVKDRSGQIIRTFKGVLIGSWDEKGIGTLDEKFVYDDGEELTRVWTLKPTGEKSFDATAHDIVGTAKMKSLGNTVMIDYVMRVPYNDSTIDISVRDWLHLQEDGVIINHSKMKKFGFTVGELVITIIKDFP; translated from the coding sequence ATGAAAAAACTACTTGCCTTATTAATATTTCTAACATTTTTTTTTACAGGATGTACGAAGATGCAATTAGAAGATTTTAAAGATAAAACACCAGAATTTATCCCACAGGAATATTTTAATGGAAAAATGACTGCTTATGGTTTAGTAAAAGATAGAAGTGGTCAAATTATTAGAACCTTTAAAGGTGTACTTATTGGCTCATGGGATGAAAAGGGAATTGGAACATTAGATGAAAAGTTTGTTTATGATGATGGGGAAGAGTTAACAAGAGTTTGGACTTTAAAACCTACAGGTGAAAAATCATTTGATGCAACCGCACATGATATAGTTGGAACTGCAAAGATGAAATCTCTAGGAAATACTGTAATGATAGATTATGTTATGAGAGTACCATATAATGATTCTACAATAGATATTAGTGTTAGAGATTGGTTACATTTGCAAGAAGATGGAGTAATAATCAACCACTCAAAAATGAAAAAGTTTGGATTTACAGTTGGAGAGCTTGTTATTACCATAATTAAAGACTTTCCATGA